A single Lactuca sativa cultivar Salinas chromosome 8, Lsat_Salinas_v11, whole genome shotgun sequence DNA region contains:
- the LOC111917106 gene encoding uncharacterized protein LOC111917106, with the protein MTSTFFFTRNLKRYAPSKDQSIFGPIRHLPIHILTIVGLETQIVTYHIEATESIDPYLSTPPIPSQNIFASTAPTQPEQSIAPSSTTLSHLPLAQRQKKLASAKQDPRNKERTQETGETPNKFKESKKAKAPKGAEPSKKQKIPQVVSSDDDSESNQSSDDSDLDSAPITILKKRKTKSTGQMRDRTDTLASQKAPVVIGVPADPFATTLSSYSNTTSVHVSSQNGDSPPTRSQEDLTGSSRSKGISSEKGSTNYAASTEEAGKSDVAKYWADTINNANTVATILKVQNWMGEMAEIIHKAQSNPDGVGSSRTPPTTADNNSQEDGTAIEVSSAPTFGFDDFDMNEVNQPEQSDDVMMIFDEEEESSGSQYSTSKPKEKKKKKKQAVSRKEFMSL; encoded by the exons ATGACATCTACTTTTTTTTTCACACGCAATCTCAAAAGGTACGCTCCTTCTAAAGATCAATCTATCTTTGGACCAATCAGACATTTACCCATTCATATCTTGACTATAGTTGGACTTGAGACCCAAATAGTCACATATCATATTGAGGCTACGGAaagtattgacccatacctttcTACCCCACCTATCCCAAGTCAGAACATATTCGCCTCCACCGCACCCACTCAACCAGAGCAATCCATAGCTCCATCTTCTACCACTTTATCTCATCTACCCTTAGCTCAAAGGCAAAAGAAGTTAGCCTCAGCCAAGCAAGACCCCCGCAACAAGGAAAGAACACAAGAAACAGGTGAAACCCCCAATAAATTTAAAGAATCCAAGAAAGCTAAAGCTCCCAAGGGAGCAGAACCCTCTAAGAAGCAAAAAATCCCACAGGTTGTCTCATCAGATGATGACTCCGAGTCCAATCAATCTTCTGATGATTCTGATCTCGACTCTGCTCCTATCACCATTCTCAAGAAAAGGAAAACCAAATCCACTGgccaaatgcgtgaccggactgataccttagcctctcaaaaggctccggTAGTCATTGGGGTCCCCGCAGACCCATTTGCTACTACCCTATCTAGCTACTCGAACACAACAAGTGTGCACGTTTCATCTCAAAATGGAGACTCTCCCCCAACTAGATCCCAAGAGGATCTAACTGGTTCTTCTCGctctaag GGCATTTCAAGCGAGAAAGGATCAACAAACTATGCAGCTTCAACAGAAGAAGCAGGAAAATCAGACGTTGCCAAATACTGGGCCGACACCATAAATAATGCCAATACGGTTGCAACAATTCTAAAGGTCCAGAACTGGATGGGCGAAATGGCTGAGATCATCCACAAAGCTCAGTCCAATCCAGATGGTGtaggttcatccagaactcctccAACAACTGCTGATAATAACTCTCAAGAAGATGGAACCGCAATTGAAGTCAGTTCTGCACCAACCTTTGGCTTCGATGACTTCGACATGAATGAGGTCAATCAACCAGAACAGTCAGACGATGTCATGATGATTTTcgatgaagaagaagagtcaaGCGGATCTCAGTATTCCACTTCTAAGcccaaggagaagaagaagaaaaagaagcaagCTGTTTCCAGAAAGGAATTCATGTCTCTATAA